The proteins below come from a single Bremerella alba genomic window:
- a CDS encoding DUF7691 family protein, whose translation MSYTLSAYAIDLKNLRDTVGEADEKLQKKIIRSNPDEFDDEDDFDPGSGRVPLATALENLLAGKASLSDDYAQHAYALEELCRFLAKKDWNGYILDSQKQSITRFLDNPPTQLPGSTGLPSIGTIESDELPRIVDSIKEQWEIADDGELEEDASEIIEVFKFAQKKRLGVVLVWG comes from the coding sequence ATGAGCTACACACTCAGTGCATATGCAATCGACTTGAAAAATTTGAGGGACACTGTTGGCGAGGCAGACGAAAAGCTCCAGAAGAAGATCATTCGCTCAAATCCAGATGAATTTGACGATGAAGATGATTTCGATCCTGGATCCGGTCGTGTTCCGCTAGCGACTGCTCTGGAAAATTTGTTGGCGGGGAAGGCGTCCTTGTCGGACGATTATGCACAACATGCCTATGCTCTGGAAGAGTTGTGCCGCTTTCTGGCCAAGAAGGATTGGAATGGCTATATCCTAGACTCCCAAAAGCAGTCGATCACTCGCTTTCTTGACAACCCTCCTACCCAATTGCCAGGGTCCACCGGGCTCCCAAGCATAGGCACAATTGAGTCCGACGAGTTGCCTCGCATTGTCGATTCCATCAAAGAACAGTGGGAAATTGCGGACGATGGTGAGCTTGAAGAGGACGCAAGCGAAATCATCGAGGTATTCAAGTTTGCACAAAAGAAACGGCTTGGAGTCGTATTGGTATGGGGATAG